A part of Salvelinus alpinus chromosome 23, SLU_Salpinus.1, whole genome shotgun sequence genomic DNA contains:
- the LOC139550234 gene encoding natural killer cell receptor 2B4-like isoform X1: MGTYLHFTISILLTFIHQAESSSVFVLKGQDVRLDVQENVQLKELEFFKWTFRSANIVRCTDTLSVRVSPEYNNRVEFYKGNFSLLLKNIQEGDSGPYTAVVSGDNEKTIIAYQLIVQERVEPPVLTVNSNSNINATCNVTVTCRGQNTSVTSSCNNSTCSQVGGESRGAETSTVPLLSVYVAGGSIICNHSSQVSWATDTKERMELCPIKSEQGEKANDNYAFKVGAPVCVVGFIALIGFLVCRKQNKRDKEDIINTDYATVGTPDNGQAGGEEQASPGPTSSSIYSMVGQPQPSP, from the exons AGTCCAGCTCTGTGTTTGTGCTGAAGGGACAGGACGTTCGTCTGGATGTCCAGGAAAATGTTCAACTGAAAGAGTTAGAATTTTTTAAGTGGACCTTCAGATCAGCCAATATTGTAAGATGCACTGACACATTGTCAGTGAGAGTGTCTCCTGAGTACAACAACAGGGTTGAGTTTTATAAGGGAAACTTCTCTCTGCTACTGAAGAACATACAGGAAGGAGACAGTGGACCTTATACTGCAGTAGTGAGTGGTGACAATGAAAAAACTATTATTGCATACCAGTTAATTGTCCAAG AGAGAGTTGAGCCTCCAGTCCTGACAGTGAACTCTAACTCCAACATCAATGCCACCTGTAATGTGACTGTGACCTGCAGAGGCCAGAACACCTCTGTCACCTCTAGCTGTAACAACAGCACCTGCTCTCaggtgggaggagagagtagaggggctGAGACCTCCACTGTCCCCCTGCTCTCTGTCTATGTGGCAGGGGGTTCCATCATCTGTAACCACAGCAGCCAAGTCAGCTGGGCCACTGACACCAAGGAGCGAATGGAACTCTGTCCAATTAAATCTG AACAAGGGGAGAAGGCGAACGACAACTATGCTTTCAAAGTCGGGGCACCTGTCTGCGTAGTTGGATTCATTGCCCTGATTGGTTTTCTTGTTTGTCGAAAGCAAAACAAAC GTGACAAAGAGGATATTATAAACACAGATTATGCTACAGTTGGG ACTCCAGATAACGGTCAAGCAGGTGGTGAAGAGCAGGCGTCTCCAGGTCCAACATCATCCTCCATCTACAGTATGGTGGGACAACCCCAACCCAGCCCGTGA
- the LOC139550234 gene encoding SLAM family member 7-like isoform X2, with product MGTYLHFTISILLTFIHQAESSSVFVLKGQDVRLDVQENVQLKELEFFKWTFRSANIVRCTDTLSVRVSPEYNNRVEFYKGNFSLLLKNIQEGDSGPYTAVVSGDNEKTIIAYQLIVQERVEPPVLTVNSNSNINATCNVTVTCRGQNTSVTSSCNNSTCSQVGGESRGAETSTVPLLSVYVAGGSIICNHSSQVSWATDTKERMELCPIKSGDKEDIINTDYATVGTPDNGQAGGEEQASPGPTSSSIYSMVGQPQPSP from the exons AGTCCAGCTCTGTGTTTGTGCTGAAGGGACAGGACGTTCGTCTGGATGTCCAGGAAAATGTTCAACTGAAAGAGTTAGAATTTTTTAAGTGGACCTTCAGATCAGCCAATATTGTAAGATGCACTGACACATTGTCAGTGAGAGTGTCTCCTGAGTACAACAACAGGGTTGAGTTTTATAAGGGAAACTTCTCTCTGCTACTGAAGAACATACAGGAAGGAGACAGTGGACCTTATACTGCAGTAGTGAGTGGTGACAATGAAAAAACTATTATTGCATACCAGTTAATTGTCCAAG AGAGAGTTGAGCCTCCAGTCCTGACAGTGAACTCTAACTCCAACATCAATGCCACCTGTAATGTGACTGTGACCTGCAGAGGCCAGAACACCTCTGTCACCTCTAGCTGTAACAACAGCACCTGCTCTCaggtgggaggagagagtagaggggctGAGACCTCCACTGTCCCCCTGCTCTCTGTCTATGTGGCAGGGGGTTCCATCATCTGTAACCACAGCAGCCAAGTCAGCTGGGCCACTGACACCAAGGAGCGAATGGAACTCTGTCCAATTAAATCTG GTGACAAAGAGGATATTATAAACACAGATTATGCTACAGTTGGG ACTCCAGATAACGGTCAAGCAGGTGGTGAAGAGCAGGCGTCTCCAGGTCCAACATCATCCTCCATCTACAGTATGGTGGGACAACCCCAACCCAGCCCGTGA